One stretch of Arthrobacter polaris DNA includes these proteins:
- a CDS encoding helix-turn-helix domain-containing protein: MSXSVRRAAHIIDSIAEEPKTVMELSEAFSXHRSTMFRELQALEEVXYVRRRKXGTYSLGLHLISLSRNAFDNLDLREAAHEHLRKLHRQVGNTIHLAALMENSIV, translated from the coding sequence ATGTCNNAAAGTGTCAGGCGCGCGGCGCATATTATTGACTCCATCGCTGAAGAGCCGAAAACCGTCATGGAACTATCGGAGGCGTTCTCCNTGCACCGTTCCACCATGTTCCGTGAACTACAGGCACTAGAAGAAGTGNGGTACGTGCGCCGCCGCAAANACGGCACCTACTCCCTAGGGCTGCACCTGATCTCACTCTCACGGAACGCCTTTGACAACTTAGACCTGCGCGAGGCGGCCCATGAACACTTGCGCAAGCTGCACCGACAGGTTGGCAACACCATCCACCTGGCGGCGCTGATGGAAAATAGTATTGTCTAG
- a CDS encoding HPr family phosphocarrier protein — MNTXTVVVGSSVGLHARPAAMIAKAAGAYDDEILLSIEGEDEVDATSALMIMTLGADFGVSVTVESENAEAVAEIASMIERDLDS; from the coding sequence ATGAACACAAANACTGTTGTAGTTGGCTCGTCGGTGGGTCTGCATGCTCGCCCAGCCGCCATGATCGCCAAGGCTGCAGGTGCCTACGACGATGAAATTTTGCTCAGCATCGAGGGTGAAGATGAAGTGGATGCCACCTCGGCACTGATGATTATGACCCTCGGTGCTGACTTTGGTGTTTCTGTAACAGTTGAGTCGGAGAACGCAGAGGCAGTGGCAGAAATTGCGTCCATGATTGAACGGGATCTGGACTCCTAG
- the ptsP gene encoding phosphoenolpyruvate--protein phosphotransferase — protein MTDNALVITGTGVVAGLGYAPALWVKPTPVLPQSYDAVVPEEAREEETTRWKSAVMTVAARLNSRAQDASGAATEVLEATAALATDRGLQRTTTKLIAEGSTAEAATVAAIAAFIAKFHKLGGVMAERVADLGDIRNRVISELLGLPEPGXPTPERPVILLAEDLAPADTATLDPALIQGIATRLGGPTSHTAIIARQLGIPCVVAAAALEDIPDGELVLLNGATGTVVLEXDPAEAGAHVRADAERRSAVQSWKGPGRTLDGTAVELLANVQDGAGARVAAQFPAQGVGLXRTELCFLAAQHEPTVADQASIYGEVLAAFRDKXXIVRTLDAGSDKPVPFVAHPEEENPALGVRGIRLGQGDPGLLARQLDAVALAAEQQGVTEAKVMAPMVATIDEARSFANACRERQLSPGIMVEVPSVALLADAFXAEVDFMSIGTNDLTQYTMAADRMAPSLATLTDPWQPAVLHLIQLAAVAGIRSXKPVGVCGEAAADPLLACVLIGLGVSSLSMAPAALAAVGMALAAVTLXQCQHAARAVLGCTTATDARAVAREQLAPSTQKSLKE, from the coding sequence ATGACTGATAATGCTCTTGTCATCACCGGAACGGGTGTTGTGGCGGGCCTTGGCTATGCTCCAGCGCTTTGGGTCAAGCCCACGCCTGTTCTTCCGCAAAGTTATGATGCAGTGGTTCCCGAAGAAGCACGGGAGGAAGAAACTACCCGGTGGAAGTCCGCGGTAATGACCGTGGCGGCCAGACTCAATTCCCGTGCGCAGGACGCCTCAGGAGCAGCAACGGAAGTCCTCGAGGCAACCGCAGCGTTGGCAACCGACCGTGGACTTCAGCGCACCACAACCAAACTCATCGCGGAGGGCTCCACCGCAGAAGCTGCCACGGTGGCTGCGATTGCTGCGTTCATTGCAAAGTTTCACAAGCTCGGCGGAGTCATGGCCGAGCGCGTTGCGGATCTTGGCGACATAAGAAACCGTGTAATTTCTGAGTTGCTTGGCTTGCCCGAGCCAGGGNTCCCTACACCGGAACGTCCCGTGATCTTGTTGGCCGAGGATCTTGCCCCGGCAGACACGGCGACCCTTGACCCGGCCTTGATTCAGGGCATTGCAACGCGACTGGGCGGGCCTACCAGCCACACCGCCATCATTGCCCGGCAACTGGGCATCCCATGTGTAGTGGCTGCTGCTGCACTGGAGGATATTCCGGATGGGGAGTTAGTGCTCCTCAATGGTGCAACCGGGACGGTGGTCCTTGAGNCTGATCCTGCCGAGGCAGGAGCCCATGTTCGTGCAGATGCCGAACGCCGCAGCGCAGTCCAGTCGTGGAAGGGGCCCGGGCGAACACTGGATGGAACCGCCGTCGAACTTTTGGCCAACGTCCAAGATGGTGCTGGTGCACGTGTTGCGGCACAATTCCCAGCCCAAGGCGTGGGACTTNTTCGCACGGAACTGTGCTTCCTCGCGGCGCAGCATGAACCAACTGTTGCTGATCAGGCCAGTATTTACGGCGAAGTTTTAGCAGCTTTCCGGGACAAANAGNTCATCGTGCGAACGCTCGATGCAGGATCGGATAAGCCGGTGCCGTTTGTGGCCCATCCTGAGGAAGAGAACCCGGCACTGGGTGTGCGGGGCATCCGGTTGGGACAGGGCGACCCAGGATTACTGGCGCGTCAACTCGATGCTGTTGCTCTGGCGGCAGAGCAACAGGGAGTTACTGAGGCAAAGGTAATGGCGCCGATGGTTGCCACCATCGATGAGGCGCGCAGCTTTGCCAACGCCTGCCGGGAACGGCAACTGTCGCCAGGAATCATGGTCGAGGTGCCATCAGTTGCGTTGCTCGCGGACGCATTTNTGGCAGAAGTGGACTTCATGTCCATCGGAACCAATGACCTCACGCAATACACCATGGCCGCTGACCGCATGGCACCATCCCTTGCAACACTGACTGATCCGTGGCAACCAGCGGTATTGCACCTGATTCAACTGGCCGCAGTGGCTGGTATTCGCAGCNCAAAACCGGTCGGCGTATGTGGTGAGGCTGCGGCAGACCCACTCCTTGCCTGCGTACTGATCGGCCTGGGCGTGAGTAGCCTGTCCATGGCTCCGGCGGCATTGGCTGCCGTGGGCATGGCACTGGCTGCCGTGACATTGNAGCAATGCCAGCACGCCGCACGTGCGGTTCTTGGCTGCACCACTGCCACGGATGCAAGGGCAGTGGCCCGGGAACAACTTGCACCATCCACCCAAAAATCTCTCAAGGAGTAA
- a CDS encoding IclR family transcriptional regulator: MDKIEDVSGVRMYSRIGASVRPHCSGVGKAILSGLESAERDAILGDTEWEXFTXKTILTREALDVELATIKTQGWAADDGEFEDFVNCVAVPIHSSAGVVXAMSVTAIRMVADMEALKEHIPLMQKLXALISRELG; this comes from the coding sequence GTGGACAAGATAGAAGATGTCAGCGGTGTGCGCATGTATTCACGGATAGGTGCTTCTGTGCGACCGCACTGCAGCGGTGTTGGTAAGGCGATTCTTTCCGGCTTAGAAAGTGCCGAGCGCGACGCGATTCTTGGGGATACCGAGTGGGAANAATTCACCNGAAAAACCATTCTCACCAGGGAAGCGCTTGATGTGGAACTAGCCACGATCAAGACCCAGGGCTGGGCTGCCGACGATGGCGAATTTGAAGATTTCGTCAACTGTGTGGCAGTGCCCATCCACAGTTCCGCCGGGGTGGTGNGGGCCATGTCAGTGACAGCCATCCGCATGGTGGCGGACATGGAGGCGCTCAAGGAACATATCCCGCTCATGCAAAAACTGNCGGCACTGATCTCCCGCGAGCTCGGTTAA